GTATCtccatgcagaagaaaaagaaagcctgtattgccagaggcagctgctgcgGCAGCTCAGCGGAGCCTTACCTTTGGGCATGATGCGATGCATGGCAACCGACAAGAAGAAGATCGAGTCGCTGTAGTAGGTTCCTGATCCAGCACTGAAGTGTTTCTGCATGGCTTCAACGAttggaaacagcttttctgtcaGCTCATTCACATCATGGACTATTACCTGGGAGAGACACCAGAAACACCACTCAGCTGCCGCCTCTGGGGGCTGGCGCAGCTCTGGCAGCCTTTGTTCAGCCTGCAGCCGAATGGGGCAAGCACGGGAGGTTGTCAAAGCACAAATACTGCTGGTGGCACTGTAGCTGCACAGAGGGGCCCAACTGCCCTGTCCCCCTCATGTCGCCCTGCCATGAGAGCCAGCAAGGccagggaaaggagggaaggatTTTTACAGCCATTTTGTAACTGTGAGATGAGCAGAGACTCAAATCCACTCACACAATCAAGCATGTTCaatgttttgtgggtttttttctggtctgtTCCCACTGCCTAATGCAACCACGTATCTGGTCTCCCATATGGAGTCCATCAGAAGAGGTGGTGGTTCGCTTCAGGCTCTGGCATCCTGCCATTTTGAGGCAAGCCAGACCACGTCACTTACCCTGAGGACCAAGATTTGCTCCTTGCTACAGAGGCAGGCTGCGACAGGGCCAGGGACGCAGCCCGGATTTCCTGAACCTCAGCCCAGCACGGAGACAAGCTCTGCAGCACGTCccgctggggctggagggggaaagggaggacAGGCCACAACACGCTGATGAAAATCCAAACATCAGGAGTtacagcagagctgagcaaCTTCTCTAGATGCATCTCAGCCCACTCGTGCTGGAGCTCTCCGTGCGCTCAGCCAGCCATGCTCTGCACtccccagtcctgctgcagcccatgcACCAGCACTGGCCCTGGTGCGCCTGCGCGGGTTGCAGCTATGGGCCAGAAACCGGAGCAAACGTACCTTGTCAGCTACTGCAATTTTACAAGTTTATAATTATTTCTGGCCAAAGTCTGGTGAACAGGAACTTCCATGCAGCCTGATACTCGTTATACACACAGAAGGATGCAGGTCACTGAATCATGCAAGATAACCAGAGAGATTTTCAGGGTAATTAAGAGGGACGAGGGACACAACCCCGGTGCAGATAAGAGGGAGTGCAGGACCTCAAATGTGGAGACTTGAGGTCGCGCTGCCTTCTTCAGGCCAGGGACAGCAGGAAAAGCCCCACAGGAACTGAAGGCCAGTGAGGATACGACTTCGCAGCAGTACTTGAATTTTGGCAAGGGGAGCCTATACCCCTTGTTTGAAGGATACTGAGACACTTCCCCAAGCTGGCCCTGCCTTCAGCAGGGGAGTCAGTCCCACACAACTTCTGGAAGGTCCATTCAAAACTAAACTATTCAACAGTCCTATGGTTTCACTCCTTTTACCTACTAAAACTTCATCTGCTCAAGAGTAAGGAGCCCTGCAGTGTACACTTATACATGCAGGATAGagcacttgctttttttttttaaatcacctAAACCAAGCCGAgtgcttcagaagaaaaggcagctttGGAACCTGAGCTGGTGCAATGACCATCCTCTCTACGTGATGCACCGGGGGCTGCTCTGACAGCCAACAAATGTGGCACAGAGATGGAGGCAGCGAGCAGCCTGGGGCTTCTTCCTCCCGCACCTTCTTGCAGAAAATGTTACCCAGACCAAAGCGCTCCTGCATCAGAGCACAGCTCACCAAGGCCGGGAGCCACTCATGGGACCTGCAGTATGCGGAACAAGGCAATGTGATAGGCCCACCTGACCCTGGGCACGATGGCTGAGCCCGTGGTGGGGGACCACCGGAGGACAGTCACAGCAGAGTCCCCATAGCCACCCTCCTGAGGAGGGCACGTCAAACGCCCACCCTTGGCCACTGGCCTCTGCTGTCAGCCGGGCGCTGTATGAGAGCCCTCGGACTGGCTCTGCGGCCAGTGTGTCCCCCAGTGGGGCGGTCAGGCTGCTGGCgtcccagctgctgggcttggggCCAAGCGCCTGCAGGaggacagcaggaaaaacacagaacaacaTGTACAAAAGTGCGTTGGGAGAGCTCATCAGCAGCCACACCTGGCTTTGGACAGGGGAGGAAACTCTGTTACCGGTTAACATTACGGCAGCATTTTGCCGCAGCCCTGTCAAGCTTCGCAGCTGGCTTTGCCATCGTGGTTAGCACCGGCAGTGCTGCAGGAACAGGCAGGAGAGCGGCAGAGCTGCGGGGAGCAGATCAGCAGCGCCAAGTGCTGTTGCTGGCAGTGATCCCAGGTGaccaaacacagcaaaacaccaCTACTCTCCAGGTGCAAAGGCATGGACCACCTGCGCACAGAGCTGAGCACCACCATCACTGGGATGTGTgatgctctgctccagcccagctcagcagtgGCAGCTTTGGGGTCTGGCCAGACTGGAGAAGCATGGAGGAGAAATACTGCACCTGTAACTGCCCTTCTGCATCCAGCAAAGACAGCCTGGAGTCTGCACAGCACATAGGAAAAAgatgaacaggaggaaaaaaaaagtcaaaccaaTTCCAGTCACCTCTGAAATGAGCAGAGTGCCAAGCACCAGTGGacaaaaataatgggaaaagcACTCCTGAAACTCCAGACACAGCATCATCTGCCTTCCCTCCCCCgccaaagaaaacaggaaaatttgtGTCTTTTGCCCACCCTTTGGTTAGGcacttctgcaaagcaaactCCCGAGCAGCTGAATTTTCCTTCCGCAGccacaggctggtcagcctctCCAGGACTGTGAGGgcttctcctctccccagtGCTGACTTTAGCACAGCTTGCTGATCTGCTGCTAATTTTGTACTTCGTTATTTATTTGTGTAGCAGCTTTCAGTAAATCCCCATAGCTAAATCCAGCCACGTTTGCTGAGCACATTAAGAAACGTTAAGTTCTAGGGGTTTCCTGTGCAAGCAGAATTTTATAAACTCACGTCCTGCACCGAGGAAAGACCCTTTCAACTGATCCACTAGGAAAAAACAACGCATGTTCCATTTCTCTTTAACTTTCCCTTCTTCTCATGCTGTGCATCTTTCAGCTCTCTTGTAAGCATAGAGTCACAGAAGCTCAGTTACATTCACCCCAGCATGTCTTCACACAGCACCAGACCCACGGAGGAGTCGGTGTTTGGCAGCATCTTCCACAGGGCTGTTCTGAACAAGCAACCAGGAAGAGCAACGAGCAGAGCTCAcggttaattttattttcagagggGAACGGAATAAATAAGTGATATGAATCAGCGCAGAGAGTCTGAGTACGCAGCCCAGAGTTGCAGGAAACGGGGTGAGTCTGGGCTCTTTGTAAGCACAGTATCGGCTGCTGAGACATGTCTAGGCTTGCTCCTGGGCACTTACCACTCACCGGGATGCAGGAAATGTTGCAGAGATCACCCTGCAACCCACAGGACAGGACGCGCTCTCTGCAACTGTGAGCATAAAAGCCCTGGAAAAAGCCCAGCAGAACCTCTGCGAGCCGGGCTCAGAGGACGAGGCACAGGCAGGAAGGCCACgtcctggctgggtgctggcgtGCGGCAAGTCCTCCCTGCAGCACCGCTGCCCACGGGTGCTTCCCGGCCGGCTTCCTCCGTCCCCGCCGCTCTCCACGCCACGCCACGCCACAAAGCCACCACCTCGTGGAGCACGGGCTCCACCTGCCGCTCGCCGTTGGCACACTACGCTCCCAGCTCCACATCTAGGACACATCTGTACGGGCACTGTGGGAACGATGACACCACATCACGACTGGgacagctgcctgccctgccctgcccagcagggAGGGTCCTGTGCCTAAGCTGCTCCCACGCACCCCACCGCGGTGCATCCCGAAGGGCCCGCGCTCTCACTCTCCATGTGCTGCCCCGATAACCGGCTGCGTCAGTCCCCAGCAGATTTTGAAAATTCCTGAATTTGCTCAGGGAGAGACAAGAGCTGGCCCATGACCTTCCCCAAGTGTTGGGATCCAGGCCTGGTTCCTGGGCTTCACTCTTAACAGAAGATCCAACtgatcccagctctgctgggaggggagggcaaCATGTTCTCATGAAGAAAAAGTTCAGGGCTTTTATCAATCCTGCCTCAGCAGCTCAAGTTGCCCTCAGCCCTTTATCAAGCCTGCTCTAGGAAAACAGCATAAAAACCAGGAGAACATTCTGGGGACACACCAAGAGaaccaggaaagaaaaggtaTCAAGATGGAGATGGATTACTCCTGGACCTACCTGAGTATCAGGATCAACCACCTTCAACATTTTAGCAGCACCGCAGGTCCAAGCTAGGATGATGTTTCCTGCTAAGCAGATCCCAGTGAGATCTCACCTGAGCCCTCCAGACCACACTGCTTGCTCACATCCAAGAGATGAGTTCTGGTGCAAGACCTACTCACCGAGGTCCAAAACACACTCACCAAGCAGTGAACCAGGCTTTACTGTGAGTCCACAAGCACCCACAGACAGAGACCCACCCCACAACAGGCACATCACTCGCACGTCCCCACGTCACGCAACATTCAACTGTCAAGCCCATGTGCTCCTGGAGAAGCAATGCTGCCGAGGCTGCCCGTAGAAGAGTTTGGTTTCTGAGAAGAACAGACGGCAATAAGGCAGCTACACACACAGAGGATCTGAATGCCATGGTGGCCTGGTGGTCCTCCCACTCCAGGGGACACAATATCACAAACCTGGACTGGGCTGTCACAGTGCACAGCTGCAGTGCACTGTCACGGGGCACTgccagtccaccctgctgcGGCGTGCAGGACCCCTCCCGAGGCAGGACCCCTCCCGacagctctgcactgctggCACGGAGCAGTTTACCCACCATGGATGTGAcctggctgagcacctgcaCTAGTAAAGCACCGCTTAAGAAAAAGTGGGATTATTTACCAATAAATGATGTGTATGAACAACGTTAAGGTTGCATCTCTAGCTACGTCTCAGGGTTCAGTTACTATTAAGCACCTGAGGAATGAAAAGttacagagcagcagggaaCGCTTCCGCCCGCCACTCGGCAGCGGCACCTGGGAACGGGACGGTCAGGGTGCCCACGGGTCCCTCACCTCCACACTCCCCGTTTCCAGACACCTGTTTAACGCGAAGGAAAGCCTGACTTCGCACGGACAGCACGGCGTTTCCGCGAGGTGGAAATATTCCTCCAGCAGGTCGCAGGGCCGACACCGGCCCGTGGAagccccccggcccctgccGCCCTCCATCGCCTCTTCCAagcgccgccggcagccccccccccccccccccccaggccgAGCCGGGCCCACCCCGGGCTCTGCCGAGGGGCCGCACCGCTCACAGCCACCGCTCTCCCCGGCGAAAGCGccgtggcggcggcgcggcccccgaGTGCGGCCAGtcgccccgcggcgggcggcgggctaCGGCTCCGCCGGGCAGGCCCCTCACCCGGCCCGCGGGGCTGGGCGGGCAGCGGCAGCCAGGCGGGGCCGCCGGCCGGGAAAGTTTCTTTCCGCTAGGCCGCGGCCCTTCGCCGTACGGAGGGCTAAcgcgccgccgggccgcccgcaAACGCCGCGCAGCCCacggccggggggcggccggccgcCCCCGGAGCAGCAGCGCCCGCGGtccccggcccgccgcgccgccccgtCGCACCTGGTGCCGGAAGGCGGCGCCGCGCAGCAGGTCCCGCAGCAGGCCCAGGCCGATGTCCCGGCTGGCGCCCTCGGTGACGAGGTGGAGGTGCAGCGCGTCCGCGCCGCCCAGCCGGCCGTGCCGCAGCAGGGAGCGCAGCGCCGCCTGCCCCTTGGCGCGCAGCGCCGGGCTCCGCTCCGCCTTGGTGAACATCATCAGGAGGTGCAGGtcccggccccccgccgccgcctccccggcGCCGCGCTGGGGGTGGCGGTGGGCCGGAGCGGGCGGCGTGGCGCGGAGGCGGCGGGTGGCGCTGGAGAAGGtctcgccgccgccgcccagGTAGTAGAAGGCGCAGACGGCCAGGGCGGCGGCCAGCGCCAGGGCGCAGGGCTGGGAGCGCGCCCAGCCCCGGGCCGCGCGGCCCATCGCCGCCATGCCGGGGGCGGGGCCACccgcgcgcccccgccccgcgcgcccccgccccgcgcgcccccgccccgcgcgcccccgccccgcgcgcccccgccccgcgcgcccccgccccgcgcgcccccgccccgccgtaCAACGGTTTAACGGAGCCCGGTGCCCACAGGCCTTACAGCACGTGCAGCCGGGGCCCGACCGCGGGGACAGCCCGCAGAGCGCCGCGCGCCGCTGCCGGGACACGCTGCAGCCTGGCGGAACGCCGCCGCGGTGTGCAGGCGGTACGGTTACACCGCAAGGGGGGAAGGAAATACAGGCATTTACTGCTGCAGCGCTTAAAAACCAAGTACAGAGGGACACGTGGGTAAAGAAACGTAACAAAAAGTCCATTAATCCAGGGTAGCCTGTCCCGCCGGCGGAAACGGTGATTTCTCAGCAATTTCGACCAACGCCCGGAAATTCTGGGACTGTAACAGAAAAGTAAGCGGgactcttttcctcttctgtcatCTCCTTCCAtgggaagagaaacaagaaaacagttCACGTGGAAAGgtaaagcagcctgtgaaaggGCAGAGGCGGAAGGGGTACACACGTCCTCCCGCCCAGAACTGCCTTTCGGGAGTTGCTCCTGTTTTACAAGGTGCTTTTGCGCAAACAAGGCAGCAAGGCATTTCCAGGACCAGGCTGCACGAACAAGGGGCATAAACTCCAACTTAAGGAAAAGGGTCCATCTGTGAAGGGTAGTTTGCAAAAATGGGACTCAAAATACTTTcattatattaaataataagATGAAGGAGCTCGGTCCTTTTGACAGTGTAAAAATACTACACCctattatttgtaattttatcaAACGGTCCTTTTATAGTCACTGTGTC
This genomic stretch from Falco biarmicus isolate bFalBia1 chromosome 13, bFalBia1.pri, whole genome shotgun sequence harbors:
- the XXYLT1 gene encoding xyloside xylosyltransferase 1, with the protein product MAAMGRAARGWARSQPCALALAAALAVCAFYYLGGGGETFSSATRRLRATPPAPAHRHPQRGAGEAAAGGRDLHLLMMFTKAERSPALRAKGQAALRSLLRHGRLGGADALHLHLVTEGASRDIGLGLLRDLLRGAAFRHQVIVHDVNELTEKLFPIVEAMQKHFSAGSGTYYSDSIFFLSVAMHRIMPKEVTQIIQVDLDLKYKTNIRDLFDEFDNFPEGAVIGIAREMQPVYRHTFWQYRRENPQTKVGDPPPDGLPGFNSGVLLLNLEAMRQSKLYNQLLEPTMVQKLTEKYHFKGHLGDQDFFTMVGMEHPELFHVLDCTWNRQLCTWWRDHGYSDVFDQYFQCEGEVKIYHGNCNTPIPED